The genomic region GGTCGCGCACTGCTGGCGGGCTGTACCGGGCTCGCACCCCTGCGGCTCGTCATCGAGATCCTCGCTACCGCCCACGACGTCGACGAGCAGGCGCTGACCGCGGCGGTGCTGCCGAGCATCGCGGTCGCCGTCGAGCGCGGCATCCTGCTGCCGGTGGAACCCTGAGGTGCGCGCCGTCGTCTCCCGGGTCCGCGAGGCCTCCGTCGTGGTCGACGGCGTCGTCGTCGGCGCCCTGACCGGACCCGGTCTGCTGGCCCTGGTCGGAGTCACCCACACGGACACCCCGGCGATCTCCGCCCGGATGGCCGCGAAACTGCGCGGGCTGCGCATCCTGGCCGGCGAGCTGTCCTGCGCTGACACCGGCGCCGGGATCCTGGTGGTCAGCCAGTTCACCCTGTACGGCAGCACCGAACGGGGGCGGCGGCCGAGCTGGACCAGGGCGGCTCCCGGGGACGTAGCCGGGCCGCTGATCGACGCGGTGGTCGACGACCTGCGGGCCGCGGGAACCGAGGTCGCCTGCGGGGTCTTCGGGGCGGACATGGCCGTCTCGAGCACCAACGACGGGCCGTTCACCGTGGTCATGGACGTCGACTGAGGCGTTCCCGGCACGCGACGTGACGCACGCCTCGTGTTTCCCCGCCCGAGCGCTCCCACCTGCGCGAACGTCGGCTTCGTCCGGTATCGCCGGCTGGCGGCCCGCCATTCCCATGCCGTTCTCATGGGCGGCACAGGAGGTGTACCGGCTGCCGGGTTCTGATGATCAACAAGGACCACCACCCTCGGGTGGAGGCACCGAGTGAAAACACCAGGACCGGGTACCACAGCAGGACAACCTGATCGCCACTCGTCGCGTCCATGAGAGTGGAGATCCACCCGGACGGGTGGCGGCCGCAGGTCATCCGCCATCGGCCCGGGAACGAATCACCGTCGAGAAGCGTTGTCAACTACACGGATGAACAGCAGGAGGACCCAGATGGTCAGGACAGCTCAGCGGTCACGACCCTCCACCGCGGGCGCCACCCCGAGGGTGGTCACCAAGCCCATCGCGGACACTCCGGCGGAATCCGATACGGACCCCGTTGCCGCACCGTCGGCAACCACAGCAGCAGCAGAGAAGGAGGGGGACGAGATGACCACATCGTTCGCGGAAGCGCTCGAGAACGTCGACATCTCCGAGGACCTGGACGCCCAGAGCCCGGCAGCGGACCTGGTCCGCGTCTACCTGAACGGCATCGGCAAGACCGCGCTGCTCAGCGCCGAGGACGAAGTCGTGCTGGCCAAGTCGATCGAGGCCGGCCTCTACGCGCAGCACAAGCTGAAGATCCATCCGCGGCTGGGCGCCAAGTCCAAGGGCGACCTGCGCACCATCGTGCGGCAGGGCGAACGGGCTCGGCAGCACCTGCTGGTGGCCAATCTGCGGCTCGTCGTCTCGCTGGCCAAGCGCTACACCGGTCGCGGTATGCCACTGCTCGACCTCATCCAGGAGGGCAACCTCGGGCTGATCCGTGCGGTCGAGAAGTTCGACTACACCAAGGGTTTCAAGTTCTCCACCTACGCCACGTGGTGGATCCGACAGGCGATCTCCCGCGGGATGGCGGATCAGGGCCGCACGATCCGGCTGCCCGTGCACCTCGTCGAGCAGGTCAACAAGCTCTCCCGGCTCAAGCGCGAGCTGCACCAGCAGTACGGGCGGGACGCGACGCTCGAGGAGCTCGCCGAGGAGTCCGGCATCCCGGTCGAGAAGATCAACGACCTGATGGACCATGCACGTGACCCGGTCTCGCTGGACATGCCGGTCGGTGCCGACGAGGAAGCCCCGCTGGGTGACTTCATCGAGGACTCCGAGTCGACCTCGGCCGAAGCCGTCGTCGTCGCCGGGTTCATGCACTCCGACATCGAGCGGGTGCTCGACACCCTCGACGAGCGCGAGCGGACCGTGGTGCGGATGCGCTACGGCCTCGCCGACGGACGCCCGCACACCCTCGACGAGATCGGTCGGGTCTTCGGGATCTCGCGTGAGCGGGTCCGGCAGATCGAGCGCGAGTCGATGGCCAAGCTGCGGGTCGGGGATCGTTCCGAGGTGCTGCGCTCGTACGCGAGCTGACACACCTCACACCAGGGGGGCCGGGTCCGTTTTCTTGACGGACCCGGCCTTTCCGCGTCACCGCCCCATCACCTTCGCGGTACTGACGGTCGTCTCCGCCCCACCTTCGCGGTACTGACGGTCGCCACCGTCCCACCTTCGCGGTACTGACGGTCGTCACCGCCCCACCTTCGCGGTACTGACGGTCGCCAGCCCCGGCTCTCAGCGCATCCGACGGCGGAGATCGGGGCGGGCCGGCGGCGGACCGATCGTCCCGCTCGCGCCGAGCACCGCAACCCCCCCCGCACCGGCGAGCACCCGAAGCTGCAGCTCGACGATCTCCGGAACGTCGTCGGCGATCGCCGACAGGGCGAGAGCAATGTCCTGCAACGGTTGCTTCTCGACGCTCACCCGTCCGCGATAGCCATCCAGCAGCGGCGCCGCCCGTGGCTCCAGCAGCAGGTCGGCCGCGTCCTGGTCGGTGAGCGGGACGGCCCGATAGCCCCGGTCGTCCAGCAGATCCGTTGCCAGGCCACCGATCCCGAACGACACCAGCGCGCCGAACGACGGGTCGGCGGTGATCCCGAACACCGTCGACACCGCTCCGGCCCCGACCCTCGCCTGCTGTTGGACGTACACCGTCGGTCCGGCCAGACTGCGCAGCACGCCGTAAGCCGCAACGACCTGGTCCGGTGTGGTGAGCGAGGTACGCACTCCGCTGCCCTGCAGATCCTCACGATCCTCCCGGGCGAACGTCTTGAGCGTCACCGGGAATCCGAGCCGGTCGGCAGCGGCCACGGCGCTCTCCGCGGTCCCGGCGACCTCGAAATCGGTGATGCGGATCCCGTAGTGGGACAGCAGGGTCGCGAGCTCGGCATCGTCCAGGACGCGCGGCTGCGATCCGATCAGGGTCTCGAGATGCGTCCGTGCCGCCGCCGGGTCGGCATCGGTGGGTCGCATCTCGACCCCGGTCGGCCGGGCCCGCCACACCGCGTAGCGCGCCGCCAGCGCCAGCGCGGTGACCGCTCGCTCCGGGGTCCGGAACGACGGCACGGAGCCCCGGCCGGCACCGCCGTCAGCCGTCGGCACCGTCAGCCGTTCCACCAGACCTTCGACCGCCAGGAAGGTGGAGATCACCGGGATCTCGGAGCGGATCGAGACCTCGCGGAGCGCGTCGGCATGCTGCAGACCGGGGGTGGCGACCGGCGGGACGTAGACCACCACCACCGATCCGACCGTCGGGTCGTCGATGGCTGCCTGCACCGCATGCGCCAGTTCCTGCGGCGTGACGTTGACGCCGAGGTCCACCGGCCCGTCGCCGGCGACGGTCAGCGATGCCTCCAGACAGGCATCGACGGCCAACACCCCGAGTGCGGTCGAGTTGCCGATCACCGCGACCGCCTGGGATCGCGGCAGCGGTTGGGTCGCCAGCAACTGCGCGACGTCGAAGGCCTGCGCCAGGGTGTCGGTACGGATCACCCCCGACTGGGCGAACACCGTCGCGACGGCCGTGTCGGACAACGCGGTGGAGGAGGCTCGCAACCCCGGGGAGAGCACCGCGTGCCGCCCGGACTTGACGGCGATCACCGGCTTGCTGCGGGCCAGCGTCCTGGCCAGCCGGGCGAACTTGCGTGGGTTGCCGAAGGACTCCAGGTAGAGCAGCACCACCTCCGTGCGCTGGTCGCCCTGCCAGAACTGCAGCAGGTCATTGCCGGAGACGTCGGCGCGGTTCCCGGCGGAGACGAACGTGGACAGTCCCAGGCCGCGGGCCGCCGCATCGGCCAGCACCGCGATCCCCAGGGCCCCCGACTGGCAGAAGAACCCGACCCGACCCGGCGGCGGGCCCACCGGCGCCAGGGTCGCGTTCATCGTCACCCCCGGCGCGGTGTTCACCATGCCGAGGCAGTTCGGTCCGAGCACCCGCATGCCGTTGGCCCTGGCGACGGCGACCATCCGGCGCTGTGCCTCGGCCCCGGCAGCACCCCCCGCGTCATCAGGGGTGAGGCCGGCATCGGCGAACCCGGCGGTGACGATCATCAGTCCGTGCACGCCCTTGGCCCTGCAGCCCTCGATCACCTCGGCGACCGTGGCTGCCGGGACGGCGACGACCGCCACATCCACCGGATCGGGAATGTCGGTGACGGTCCGGTAGGCCCGGATGCTCTGCACCGACAGCGAATCGGGGTTCACCGGATAGACCGGACCGACGAACGATCCGGCGAGCAGGTTGCTCAGCACTGCGTGACCGAGCTTCGTCGGATCGTTCGAGGCACCGATCACCGCGATCGAGCGGGGGGCGACCAACCGGGCGATCGAACGGGACTCGGCCCGCTGCTCCCTCGACAACGCCACTGCCCTGGAGGCGTCGGTCGGCGCGATGTCGAACTCGAGATCGACGATGCCGGAGGAGAACTCGCGGGTCACCTGGTAGCCGGCGTCCAGGAACACCCGCACCATCGAACGGTTCTCGCTGAGCACCTCGGCGGTGAACCGAGGGATCCCGCGCTCCTGGGCAGCGGCCGCCAGGTGCTCCAGCAGGATCGAGCCGAGTCCCCGCCCCTGGTGCGCGTCCTCGACCGCGAAGGCCACCTCGGCCGCGTCGCGGACCGGATCCAGGTGGTAGGTGCCGGCGGCGATCACGTCACCTCCGAGCTCGGCCAGCAGCGCCACCGAGGTCCGGTGGTCGACCTCGGTGACGATGTCGAGCAGCGTGTCGGGCACCTCGCCGACCGCGGTGAAGTACCGCAGGTACAGGCTGCGGGGCGACATCCTGGAATGCATGGCCCGCAACGCTTCCCGGTCCGCTGGGCGCGCCGGTCGCAGGTGCACGACTCCCCCGTCGGACAGCACCACGTCCGCCTCCCACTCGTGGGGGTAGGGCGCACGCTCCGGATCCGGCTCGGCGGTCATGTCAGTCTCGGGGATCGAAGGGATCGAGACCGTGCAGCGGGAACACCGCGCGGCGGACGTCGTCGATGGTGCGATCGATCCCGACCTCCCGGATTCCGCTCCACCGCTCGAAGCGGACTCCCACACCGTCCCGGTCGGACATCGAGGTCGGTGGTGCGATGTCCGGCCGCGCCAGCCTGGCCTGCTCCGTCCAGGCCGGCGGGATCGGCATCGCCGGATCGAGGTCGCGGTCGCCGACGATCGCCAGCAGGTGGGTCCAGGTCCGGGGAACGACCTTGACCAGCGAGTAGCCGCCGCCACCGAGAGCGAGCCAACGTCCCCCCGTCAGCTCCTCGGCGAGGTCACGCAGTGCCAACGCCGCGGCCCGTTGCCCGTCCACCGTGAGGTTCAGATCGGCCAGCGGATCGTCGGCGTGCCCGTCCGCACCGTGCTGGGTGACCAACACGTCCGGTCGGTGAGCACGCAACACCGACGGCACGACGGCATGGAACGCCCTGAGCCACAACGCATCCGAGGTGCCGGGCGGCAGCGGGATGTTGACCGCCGAGCCGACACCGCCGCCGTGCCCGGTCTCGTGCGGCCACCCGGTCCCCGGCCACAACGCGAGCGGTGATTCGTGCAGGGAGACGGTGAGCACCCGCGGGTCGTCGTAGAAGACCTCCTGCACACCGTCACCGTGGTGCACGTCGATGTCCACGTACGCGACGCGCTGCACCCCGGAGTCCAGCAGCGCGCGGATCGCCAGCGCCGCATCGTTGTAGACGCAGAATCCGGCGGCATGACCGGCCATCGCGTGGTGCAGACCGCCGGCGATGTTCGCCGCCCGGCGGACCTCGCCGGCGGCGATCGCCCTGGCAGCGGTGATCGACCCGCCGGCGATCAGCGCGGCCGAGGCGTGCATGTCAGCGAACACCGGGTTGTCGTCACTGCCGAGACCGTGGCCGACGGCGCGCTGGGGCCCGCCGATGACGGATGCCTCCTTCACCGCGTCGAGGTACGCCGGCAGGTGCACGGTGGTGAGGTCCGCGTCGCCGGCGGGTTCCGGTGCGGTCAGCGGCAATCCGTCGAGCACGCCGAGTTGTCCGGCCAGCGACCAGGTGAGCTCCCACCGCAGCGGATGCATCGGATGTCGTCCGCCGAGGTCGTAGCCGAGCATCCTGTCGTCCCAGATCAGCATCGGCGCACTCATGCCGTCAGCCTAAGGGGGCAGCGGTCGGCGCAGCGCTGCCGATCGCCGGCCGTTCAGCCGGGGAGTGACGCTGGATCGCCGACCTCGACGGGATTGCCCGCGCCGATCCAGCCGGAGAACGAACCCGGATACAGCGCCACGTCGCTCTCGATCAGTGCGGCCGCAAGCACCAGATGGCAGGCGGTGACCCCGGACCCGCACGAGGCGATGAGGGGTCTGTCGGACGACACCGCGTCGAACCGGCGCCGGATCTCCTCGCTGGGAAGGAACGAACCGTCGGCGTCCAGCAGCTCGGTGAGCGGCAGGTTCGTGGCGCCGGGGATGTGCCCTGCGATCGGGTCGAGCGGTTCCACCTCGCCCCTGAAACGCTCGGGTGTGCGGGCATCCAGCACGGTGACCCGGCCGTCGACAGCACTGGCGACGGTGTCGATGTCGGCCACCGGCATCGCGCCGGGACGGACCGACATCCAGCCGGGTTCCGACAGCTCCGCCGGCCCGGACCGAGTGGGTAGTCCCGCTCGCTGCCACGCGCCCAGGCCGCCGTCGAGGACCCGCACGTCCAGGTGGCCGGACCAGCGCAGCAGCCACCAGGCCCGGGCGGCGATCGAGGAACTGCCGGCGTCGTACACCACCACCGGAGTGCCTCCGGAGATCCCCGCTGCCCGCCAGACCTTCTCCAGGGCAGCCGGTTCCGGCAACGGGTGACGACCGGCCGCCGCCGGGCGCGAAGGCGGTCCGGACAGGTCGGTGTCCAGATCGAGGAACACCGCGCCGGGCAGGTGGGCGGTCAGGAAGTCTCTGCGCGAGGCGCCGGCCGGCGTCCAACGGACGTCGAGCAGCACGGGGGGACGTTCGCCGTCCAACTCGTCCGCGAGCCCCGCTGCTGAGATGAGTGAGCCCTGCCCCGTCACACCGGTCATCCCGGCATTGTTCACCGCCACCGGCTCCGGCGCATCAGCTGGGATGCGGGTTTTCGCTGCGAACCCGGCGGCCGGAGCGCAGCCGGCGGCATTCCCACCCGTTCGGACGCCTGCGGTTCGGCTCCGCGGGGCCCCGCAGCGGGATCGCGGCAGGTCGGTAGGATCGAACTTCGACGACGAAGGGACACGACCGAGGGTGAACGACCTCATCGACACCACCGAGATGTATCTCAAGACCGTCTTCGAGCTCGAGGAGGAGGGGGTGCTGCCGCTGCGTGCCCGGATCGCCGAGCGGCTGGGGCAGAGCGGACCTACCGTGTCGCAGACCGTCGCCCGGATGCAGCGCGACGGGTTGCTG from Nakamurella sp. A5-74 harbors:
- a CDS encoding sulfurtransferase; translation: MTGVTGQGSLISAAGLADELDGERPPVLLDVRWTPAGASRRDFLTAHLPGAVFLDLDTDLSGPPSRPAAAGRHPLPEPAALEKVWRAAGISGGTPVVVYDAGSSSIAARAWWLLRWSGHLDVRVLDGGLGAWQRAGLPTRSGPAELSEPGWMSVRPGAMPVADIDTVASAVDGRVTVLDARTPERFRGEVEPLDPIAGHIPGATNLPLTELLDADGSFLPSEEIRRRFDAVSSDRPLIASCGSGVTACHLVLAAALIESDVALYPGSFSGWIGAGNPVEVGDPASLPG
- a CDS encoding acetoin utilization protein AcuC, yielding MSAPMLIWDDRMLGYDLGGRHPMHPLRWELTWSLAGQLGVLDGLPLTAPEPAGDADLTTVHLPAYLDAVKEASVIGGPQRAVGHGLGSDDNPVFADMHASAALIAGGSITAARAIAAGEVRRAANIAGGLHHAMAGHAAGFCVYNDAALAIRALLDSGVQRVAYVDIDVHHGDGVQEVFYDDPRVLTVSLHESPLALWPGTGWPHETGHGGGVGSAVNIPLPPGTSDALWLRAFHAVVPSVLRAHRPDVLVTQHGADGHADDPLADLNLTVDGQRAAALALRDLAEELTGGRWLALGGGGYSLVKVVPRTWTHLLAIVGDRDLDPAMPIPPAWTEQARLARPDIAPPTSMSDRDGVGVRFERWSGIREVGIDRTIDDVRRAVFPLHGLDPFDPRD
- a CDS encoding sigma-70 family RNA polymerase sigma factor, whose protein sequence is MTTSFAEALENVDISEDLDAQSPAADLVRVYLNGIGKTALLSAEDEVVLAKSIEAGLYAQHKLKIHPRLGAKSKGDLRTIVRQGERARQHLLVANLRLVVSLAKRYTGRGMPLLDLIQEGNLGLIRAVEKFDYTKGFKFSTYATWWIRQAISRGMADQGRTIRLPVHLVEQVNKLSRLKRELHQQYGRDATLEELAEESGIPVEKINDLMDHARDPVSLDMPVGADEEAPLGDFIEDSESTSAEAVVVAGFMHSDIERVLDTLDERERTVVRMRYGLADGRPHTLDEIGRVFGISRERVRQIERESMAKLRVGDRSEVLRSYAS
- a CDS encoding GNAT family N-acetyltransferase, whose protein sequence is MTAEPDPERAPYPHEWEADVVLSDGGVVHLRPARPADREALRAMHSRMSPRSLYLRYFTAVGEVPDTLLDIVTEVDHRTSVALLAELGGDVIAAGTYHLDPVRDAAEVAFAVEDAHQGRGLGSILLEHLAAAAQERGIPRFTAEVLSENRSMVRVFLDAGYQVTREFSSGIVDLEFDIAPTDASRAVALSREQRAESRSIARLVAPRSIAVIGASNDPTKLGHAVLSNLLAGSFVGPVYPVNPDSLSVQSIRAYRTVTDIPDPVDVAVVAVPAATVAEVIEGCRAKGVHGLMIVTAGFADAGLTPDDAGGAAGAEAQRRMVAVARANGMRVLGPNCLGMVNTAPGVTMNATLAPVGPPPGRVGFFCQSGALGIAVLADAAARGLGLSTFVSAGNRADVSGNDLLQFWQGDQRTEVVLLYLESFGNPRKFARLARTLARSKPVIAVKSGRHAVLSPGLRASSTALSDTAVATVFAQSGVIRTDTLAQAFDVAQLLATQPLPRSQAVAVIGNSTALGVLAVDACLEASLTVAGDGPVDLGVNVTPQELAHAVQAAIDDPTVGSVVVVYVPPVATPGLQHADALREVSIRSEIPVISTFLAVEGLVERLTVPTADGGAGRGSVPSFRTPERAVTALALAARYAVWRARPTGVEMRPTDADPAAARTHLETLIGSQPRVLDDAELATLLSHYGIRITDFEVAGTAESAVAAADRLGFPVTLKTFAREDREDLQGSGVRTSLTTPDQVVAAYGVLRSLAGPTVYVQQQARVGAGAVSTVFGITADPSFGALVSFGIGGLATDLLDDRGYRAVPLTDQDAADLLLEPRAAPLLDGYRGRVSVEKQPLQDIALALSAIADDVPEIVELQLRVLAGAGGVAVLGASGTIGPPPARPDLRRRMR
- the dtd gene encoding D-aminoacyl-tRNA deacylase gives rise to the protein MRAVVSRVREASVVVDGVVVGALTGPGLLALVGVTHTDTPAISARMAAKLRGLRILAGELSCADTGAGILVVSQFTLYGSTERGRRPSWTRAAPGDVAGPLIDAVVDDLRAAGTEVACGVFGADMAVSSTNDGPFTVVMDVD